CAATCTTATAGCTGCCCTGCGGATAGGATTTGATGATCTTCTGCTTGCCGATCCACTTGATCCCGATCCCAGCCGACGATCCTTCGCCACAGCCCACGCGGGCCCTGTGAAAATCAAGAACCGTCATCGCTTCCAAAGGCTGCCCATGACCCACCAGGGCCGCGTTATCCCCTATTTTCAGGGACACAATGCGTTTGCTGCGGAGGTTCTCAAGGTCCACTTCATAAAGGAAACCCTTGCCCTCGGGCGCAGTCTCACCGGCCTGTCGACTCAGGAAATAAACAAGCTTCCCGTCCTGAGCAAAGTAAAGTTCACCGCTCTCTGGGTTCGCAATATAACTCGTGCAATCCGCAGGTTCTGGAGTCGCAGCTGCCGGTCCCGCCGCTTCGGACACGGGCGGTTTATGTCCAGGCGCCGGAGTTTTACCGCGCGGCAACGCTCCATCATCGCTCTCGGCCTTGAGCATTGTCATCCATCCCAGGACTGGGACACAGAGCAGGCGAACAGTCCAATTCATCTGTTAATCACTCCGTCCTTGCCGAGATCATCCGGCCTGATGCGCTTGATGATCCGGTACAATTCTTTGGGAGGCGGGGCCAGGGGATCACGCGGATACTTGGGAAAAAGTATCCAGCCATCCACCGGAGCCTTCAGGGATTGACCTCGATGGCTCCCCACGGCTTCACCTGCGGAAATCGCCTGGAAATTCACAAGGCCTTCACGCAGGGCCATCCCCTCTTCAAAGGGAACCACCGCTCTCCACGTATACAGTTCAGGATTCACCGTTGGCCGTTTTTCATGGGCTCCCGTGAAAAGTCCCACAGCATATTGTACCGCGGACAGAGCCACTTGTAAGCCGACACCGGCATGATAGGCATCAAAACCCTTCTGGCCCAGCTCTATCGTGATGCCGGTGCCGCCGCGGTGATTCACATATTCATCACTGCACATGCCGTCTTTCGAAAAACCAAGGCCCCAGTGGGTCACGATGGGAATCTGCTCATGCAGAGCCGCAGCAAAATCAAAGGAGCCTTTGGTATACGGAAAAATAAAGAAGGGTCGATGCGAAGGTTCGATCGTCTGGTGAAAGTCGAGGAAGAGCGAGGTCTTTTCCAAAAGAGGTTCGAGCGCGCGGGCCCGCTTTTCCTCCTCATACTGCGCGGCCGACTGTCCGAACGAGCGATTCAGATCGCGTTCGGTGAAACGTCGATCGGCTTTCACGCCAGCCGGATTTCCGATGGCGAAACCCATGGAAAAAGGCGGCTGGACGATACCGCTTTGCAAAAGTCCGAGGAAGGTATTCAGCACATCAATGCCGCCGACTTCGTTGCCGTGCGTGGCCGCCTGCAGCGTCAGGCCAATCGGTTTGGGGCCTGTGACGGAAGGCTTTGCGGGATGCCAGACATAGGCCAGCGGGGCCACTTTTTCGAGTTTATGAGCGAGCCGTTCAAATTGCTCAAGAGCCTGCATATTCCTGTCAGCCATATAACGCCTCTTTGCGACTGGGGGACACCGGAACCAAAGTTCCAGACAAGGTACACGAGAGGCGAGTCCGGGCTCCAGAATTTTTCCGGAAACACTACGAAGCGGTCTTGTTTCGCTTCGAAAGCTGGTCCTCGATCTGCTCCTTGGTCTTCAGCGCCTTCTCGAATTTATCGTTCATTTCCAGGCAGCGCATGACGTAGTCCAGGGCGATTTCGTAATGGCTTCGCGTCTTGAAGCTAAGGTGGGCCAGAGCTATATTATAAAGAATTCGGTAGTTTTCCTTATACTTGGGATAGAAGCGCAGGGACCTTTCGTACTCCATGATCGCTCCTTCGACATTGCCGGCCTTGGCCAGAGCGACCCCTTTGTTGTTATAGTGGCGAACCACCTCCAGGGGGTCGGTCGTGTCCTTGCAAAGGTTGATGGCATGGTCATCAAAGCCGAATTCCTGCAGCTTGGCGAACATATCGAACTTCACTTCCGGCTGATCGGGATGGTAACGGATCAGCTCCCGCATCTGTTTCACCGACATATCCGGCTTATTTGCAGCCAAATAGGCCATGGCCATCTCGTTGATCCGCTGGATATTGTTCGGCGCCAGTTTATCCGCGTGTTCCATGTATTTCAGAGCGTCGTCATGTCGACCGAGCTTGAGCAGCAGACGTCCCTTGTGATTGATGGCATTCAAGTTCTCGGGCTTCTGCAAAAGGATGCCGTCCACCACATCCATGGCCTTGGCCCAGGACTTCTGCGCCTCGTACATTTCGCGCAAAAGATCATGACCGCGCGGGCCAAGATCCTTGAGGTTGGTCTTGACGAAATCAATGGCGTTTTGCACCGTCTCGGGTCGGCTCGCCAGCTTCATGGCCTGGGCGGAAACATCGACGAAACGCATCC
The nucleotide sequence above comes from Oligoflexus sp.. Encoded proteins:
- a CDS encoding succinylglutamate desuccinylase/aspartoacylase domain-containing protein, which encodes MADRNMQALEQFERLAHKLEKVAPLAYVWHPAKPSVTGPKPIGLTLQAATHGNEVGGIDVLNTFLGLLQSGIVQPPFSMGFAIGNPAGVKADRRFTERDLNRSFGQSAAQYEEEKRARALEPLLEKTSLFLDFHQTIEPSHRPFFIFPYTKGSFDFAAALHEQIPIVTHWGLGFSKDGMCSDEYVNHRGGTGITIELGQKGFDAYHAGVGLQVALSAVQYAVGLFTGAHEKRPTVNPELYTWRAVVPFEEGMALREGLVNFQAISAGEAVGSHRGQSLKAPVDGWILFPKYPRDPLAPPPKELYRIIKRIRPDDLGKDGVINR
- a CDS encoding tetratricopeptide repeat protein; translated protein: MSNDLPQKILIVDADKSVGQGIKGALEKHNIKVDTASDLGTGLYMFNQNVYPVVLIELGFEELPGLVLVQRWRNHDMPDKRNASFILVAGNRDGHDSGQAKLIEELDDIEVIYKPLNPIHILPILKKAMITRARRMRFVDVSAQAMKLASRPETVQNAIDFVKTNLKDLGPRGHDLLREMYEAQKSWAKAMDVVDGILLQKPENLNAINHKGRLLLKLGRHDDALKYMEHADKLAPNNIQRINEMAMAYLAANKPDMSVKQMRELIRYHPDQPEVKFDMFAKLQEFGFDDHAINLCKDTTDPLEVVRHYNNKGVALAKAGNVEGAIMEYERSLRFYPKYKENYRILYNIALAHLSFKTRSHYEIALDYVMRCLEMNDKFEKALKTKEQIEDQLSKRNKTAS